TTGAATTATAAATTTAATTGAGATTTAGACGCAAGCTTCAGAGCATTTAAATCTCGTTTATCTAGTAAAATCATATTATTTAGATATCCCTGAAACAGTTAAATTCGTTTCAGGGATATTTTATTTCATAGCTACACCAACCTTTCCCCAACATATTTGCATCTTTTGCGTTTAAATTAGAAGACCCTAACCTTTTTGGTTAAAAACCACCACCAATGCCAAACAATCAAGATCAAATAAATAACCTTATGCATAAGTTAGAACTGCTTTTAAAAAAGCAGCAAGACTTTAATATTGAGGTAAATGAAATTCGCAGAGATATTCAAATTCTCAGAAATACTCAGGCGATAAAATTCAACGAAGAGACTGCCAATCAAACAACTAAACCTCAAGAAGTAAGTATTGAAAAAGAGGCTATAGTAATAGATAGAGCCGTAGAAATTGAAACTCCTGCTCCTACTCCTATAGAATTTACTGCTATTCAAGAAGAACCTAAAACGATTTCTGAAAAGAAAATAAAATTACCAAAAGGCAAATCTAATCTTGAGAAATTTATTGGTGAGAATCTTATCAATAAAATAGGGATACTTATTACCGTAATCGGGGTTGGAATTGGCGCAAAATACTCTATCGAAAATAATTTAATTAGTCCGTTAACCAGAATTATACTTGGGTATTTGGTAGGTATTGGCCTATTAGGATTCGGATTTAAGCTAAAAGCAAAATACGTAAGTTATAGCGCTGTTCTAGTAAGTGGTGCTTTAGCTATTCTTTATTTCTTAACCTACATCGCTTATGACCTTTACGGGTTATTTCCGCAGATGGTAGCATTTGGTATTATGCTTTTATTTACCGTTTTTGGGGTGGTAGCCGCACTCAGCTACAACAAGCAGATTATTGCTCATATTGGTCTAGTAGGGGCTTACGCCGTACCTTTTCTTTTAAGTAATGATTCTGGTAATGTTACTGCACTATTTAGTTATATCGCCTTAATTAATATTGGCCTCTTAGTTATTTCATTTAAAAAATATTGGAAGGCCCTCTACTACGTAGCCTTTGCATTCACCTGGCTTATTTATGGATCTTGGTATGCATTCTCTAGCTACGATGAAGATTTCTCTATAGGTTTTGGCTTTTTAGCGCTATTCTTCACATTGTTTTATTCTACGTTTTTAGCGTTTAAATTAATAAAATCTGAAAAATTTCAAGTTGCAGATATTATTTTGATCATGCTGAATTCGTTCATATTTTACGGCTTTGGTATTGCCTGGCTCTATGATTATGAAGGAGGACAGTTTTATTTAGGTTTATTCACCTTATTGAATGCACTTATACACTTTGTGATAACGGTAATTATATTCAAAAGAAAACTAGCTGATCGTAAGTTATTCTTCTTAACCTCTGGGTTTGTACTTACATTTATTACCATAGCTGTACCTGTTCAATTAGACGGTAATTGGGTAACGCTATTTTGGGCTTTCGAAGCCGCTCTACTATTTTGGATCGGTCGTACTAAAAAAGTTAAATTCTATGAATACCTTTCTTATATATTGGTTGCGCTAGCGTTCTTAAGTTTAACAATGGATTGGGCAGCAAGGTACTCTTATATGAATACCGCAGATGAATGGAGCTTATTATTAAACACCACATTTTTGACTTCGATTCTTTGTGTTGCTGTCTTCGGATTCATGACTTGGATTCAAACAAAATTCAACACTGACAAACCGTCAATAGTTCAACAGATAATGACATTTGGTATTCCTGCTTTACTTGTGGGTACACTCTACTTTGCCTTCTATCTTGAAATTGAACAGTATTGGAACAATGCCTTTCAGTTATCTAAAATAGAGATATCAAGTACTTCTAGTGATTACCCAGAATATAATTATAACCTTAAAGATTTTGAAGCTATTTGGTTAATTCTATACACCATGTTTTTTATAAGCGTTCTAAGTTTCATAAATATCATCAAAATTAAAAACAAGATATTAGGAATTGTAGCCCTAGGCTCTGCCCTTTTAATAACTTTATTGTTCCTTACAAACGGACTTTACACCTTAAGTGAGTTACGTGAAAATTACATTACCCAAGAGCTTACTGAATTTTATAATATAGGAGCATATAATATTTACATACGCTATATTTCATTTGCATTTCTTGCATTTCTACTATTCTCCATTTACAAATTAGCACAGCAAAAATATCTAAAGTTCAATTACAAAATTCCGTTTGAAATTCTAATGCATACCGCAATTATATGGGTAACAAGTAGTGAATTGCTAAATTGGATGGATATGTCTGGGTCTGAACAATCTTATAAATTAGGACTTAGTATTCTTTGGGGATTCTATGCTTTACTACTTATCGCTTTGGGTATTTGGAAAAAGAAAAAATACCTGCGTATCGGTGCTATTATACTATTCTCCATCACGTTAATTAAGTTATTCTTCTATGACATTTCATCGTTGAATACCATTTCTAAGACAATCGTTTTTGTATCATTGGGAGTCTTATTATTGATTATTTCATTTCTTTACAACAAATACAAACACATTATTACAGATGAAACTAAACCATAGTTTTCTAACCATAATTGCCTTTCTGAGCATTTCATTTTGTTTCGGACAAATGGATTCCTACTCTAAAAAAATTGAGTTAAAAGGAATTGATAGTCTTTGGCACACTATTGAATTACCAAATATAGTTTTTGAAGATATTAATACCAACATAAGCGATATTCGTGTATATGGGGTTACCGCTACCGATACTATTGAAGCGCCATACCTTCATAAAGTTTCTAAAGCTGAAAATTCGAATTCAGAGATATCTTTCAACCTTATAAATAGCGTCAATAATTCTAAAGGTTATTTCTACACCTATGAGCTACCCCAGAAAGAAACTATTAACGAGATTCTACTAAACATAGAAGATCCTAATTTTAATTGGGAAATTACACTTGAGGGTAGTCAACATCAGAAACAATGGTTTACTATTCTAGAAGACTATCGTATTTTATCTATTAATAATGACCAGACCAATTATTCGTTTACCACATTAAAGTTTTCAGATGCTAGCTTTAGATATTACAGAGTATTAATAAAGAGTAAAGAAAAACCAAGCTTAACATCTGTAAATATTTCAAAAAAAGCAAAAAAACCTGCCGAATATCGCGATTACGATGTGCAATCTTTTAACGTTTCTCAAGAGGATAAAAAGACAATTATAGATATCGATTTAAAAAACCGTGTACCTCTAAATTTACTAGAGCTGACCGTTGATGATAAAATAGATTACTATAGGTCAATTTCTATTCAATATTTAGTTGATAGTGTAAAAACTGAAAAAGGTTATTATCACAATTACAGTCCTTTAGCTACAAAAACTCTTTCTTCAATGGAAGATAATAGTTTTCAATTACCTAGTACGTTAGCACAAAAACTCCGCGTTATTATTTTAAATAATGACAATCAGCCTTTAAAAGTATCTAATGTAAAACTTAAAGGATATCTGCATACATTGACCACACGTTTTACAGAACCGGCTACCTATTTTCTAGTTTACGGCAAGCCGTATGACAATTTCCCCAATTACGACATATCAAAAACTACGGTTTCTTTACCAAAGAATATTACAAAACTAGATTTTGGTAGCGTAGTAGAAATACCTAAACCAGAAATTGAGACAATCAATCCTATTTTCGAAAACAAATGGTGGTTGTGGGTAATTATTGGTGTGGTAATCTTATTATTAGGGTATTTCACTATTGGGATGATGAAGAAGGAACTTTAGTTCAAAAATACTTCCTAACTAAAAGGCTTCATTTTAGGAAATGAAGCCCTTTTTTTCAAAAAACATTACACCCAAAGAAATAAAACCTTCATGAAATTTCATCGTAAGTAGTCTGATGAAAAATTATATTCTAATTCTTTTCCTATTACCAACGGTTCTTTTAAGTCAAAAAATAGACAATCTTGCATCCTTCAGAGATATGCGCAGTGAAAGCTATTTCCGATTTAATTATGACAATGATTTCTTCGCTGCATCAGATAAAAATTACACGCAAGGCTATAGTTTTGAATATGCGAATCAGAGCTTAGCCAAGAATCCGGCACACTCTCTATTCATTAAACCAAAGACCAGTTACTTCACTTACGGATTGGCATTAGAGCATATAGGATATACGCCTAGCGATTTTGTTAGTCCCGATATTCAAATTGATGATAGACCCTTTGCTGCTGCTATATATATTAAGAGTTTTGTAATTGCAATAGATACCATTTCTAAATCAAGATTATCTCAATCATTAAGTCTGGGGATTATTGGTCCCGGTGCATTTGGCAAAGAAATGCAAACAGCTATTCATAAACTTATCGAAAACAAAACTCCCGGTGGCTGGGACAATCAAATTCAGAACGATCTTGTACTGAACTATAAAATGGGCTACGAGAAGCAAGTCTTCAATTTTAAAGACATAGCTAATTTACAGATCATAGCGTCATTGCAACTGGGAACACTCTTTACAAATGCATCTGTCGGATTTAATGCTACTGTCGGACTAATAGATCATCCGTTTTCTAGAAATGGTACACATTCGAAGTTTAAATTTTATGCTTTTGCACAGCCCACAGTTAATGTAGTTGGTTTTGATGCCACCTTGCAAGGCGGCATTTTCACCAATGACAATCCTTATATCATTTCTTCGAAAAATATAGAAAGGTTAACCGCACAAATCGACTACGGACTCATACTCAAATACAGGAAACTGTATTTAGAATATGCCAGAACAACAATAACCAAAGAATTCACCTCTGGTAATACAGCCAATTGGGGCGGTTTTAAAGCAGGCTTTCTATTTAATTAGGATACAACAGGTTCACCATAAAGGTCAAAGTCAGCCGCTTCAGTGATCTTAATATTCACAAACTCACCTTGCTTCACATAATGCTTAGCTGCATCTATTAAAACCTCGTTATCAACATCTGGAGAATCAAATTCTGTTCTTCCAATAAAGTAGTTACCTTCCTTACGATCTATAATACAACGAAAAGTCTCCCCTACTTTCTTCTGGTTCAATTCCCAAGAAATTTGAGATTGAATTTCCATGATGATGTTAGCACGCTCTTGTTTCACCTCTTCTGGCACATCGTCTTCTAATGAAAACGCATGTGTATTTTCTTCATGACTGTATGTAAAGCAACCTAAGCGCTCAAAACGCATAGCAACTACCCAGTTTTTAAGAATCTCGAAATCTTCTTCAGTTTCACCAGGGTAACCAACAATCAAAGTGGTTCTAATCGTCATTTCTGGTACTGCAGCTCTAAACTCCTTAAGTAGTTTCGTGGTTTTAGCTTCTGTAGTACCACGACGCATACTTTTAAGAATACGGTCAGATATATGCTGTAACGGAATATCTAAATAGTTACAAACCTTTGGTTCTCTATTCATTACATCTAGCACATCCATCGGAAAACCAGCCGGAAATGCATAATGTAAACGTATCCACTCTATTCCTTCAACCTTTACCAAAGCTTCTAAAAGTTCGGCAAGATTTCTTTTCTTATAAAGATCTAATCCGTAATACGTTAAATCTTGAGCAATCAATATTAATTCTTTAACTCCTTTTGCAGCTAATTTTTCAGCTTCGGTCACCAAATCTTCAATCGGTGTACTTTTATGCTTACCTCGCATTAAAGGAATTGCGCAAAATGAACAAGGTCTATCACAACCTTCAGCAATTTTTAAATACGCATAGTTTTTAGGTGTAGTCGTTAAACGCTCACCTATTAACTCGTGTTTATAATCTGCTCCTAGTGCTTTCAATAAACCTGGCAACTCACTGGTACCAAAGTATTCGTCCACATTCGGAATCTCTTTCTGCAAATCTGGCTTGTATCGCTCACTTAAGCAACCAGTAACAAAAACTTTATCTACAGCACCAGCTTCTTTCTTTTGAACATATTCTAAAATGGTATTAACACTTTCTTCTTTTGCATTAGCAATAAAGCCACAAGTGTTAATTACTACTATGTTTCCTTCTTCTTCATGCACAACTTCTTTGTTGTTAGCCTTTAACTGGCCCATGAGTACTTCAGAATCATAAACATTCTTTGAACAACCTAGTGTTACTACGTTGATTTTGTTCTTCTTAAGGGTTTTTGTCCTCATAATTTAAATTGGGGTGCAAAAATACGATTTGGGTATTTAAAAACGTTAGATATGGACAAATTTACTTGTAATCTTTATTTGATTACAGTTTGTCAATACCCAAATCTTAAATTAACCATGAAATTCTCCCAATATTTCAGGCTACTTGCCCTATCAATTATTTTGGCTTCGTGCTCAAGTGATTCTGAACCTACTTCAGAAACTGGCAAAAGTGGCATACCACCAGAGGTAACACCAATACCGACCGAAACTTATTTTCCTCCAATTTCTAGAGCCAATGAGTGGGAAACCATATCTATGGAAACATTAGGTTGGAACGAAGACCAAGTAAGCAACTTATATTTCTTTTTAGAAAATAATAATACCGATGCTTTCATCATCCTGAAGGATGGTAGAATAGTAATCGAAAAATATTTTGGCGATTTTAAATCTGATGATAATCATGCCTGGAATTCTGCTGGAAAAAATTTAACTGCAATGCTTACTGGTATTGCGCAAGAAGAAGAATTTCTCAAAATTACAGATTCTACATCTACTTATTTAGGTGAAGGCTGGTCAAACATGCCTTTAGAACAAGAATTGAATATTACCATAAAAAATCAATTGACCATGACTACTGGTCTAGATTACACAGTTGATGATATTTTTTGCACCGATTTAGAATGCCTTTCATATTTAAATGACCCTAGTACTTTTTGGTATTATCATAATGCACCTTACACGTTATTAGATGATGTCATTGCTAACGCTACCGACACTGATTTTAACTCTTATTTTTCTGAAAAAATTAAAGAGCCTATTGGCATGCAAGGCTTATTTATTAAAGTAGGTTACAATAATATATTCTTTAGTTCTGCGAGAAGTATGGCACGTTTTGGAATTTTAAACTTGAACCAAGGTAATTGGGACGGGACCTCTATTCTTTCTGATCAGAGTTATTTTAATGCGATGACAAATAGTTCTCAAGATTTAAACCTTTCATACGGATATCTATATTGGTTAAATGGTAAAAGTAGTTTTAGACTACCAAGCACTGTAGAAGAGTTTACGGGCAGCTTAATACCCAATGCACCTGCAGATATGTATGCAGGCTTAGGTTTAAATGACCAGAAACTATATATGGTACCAAGCTTAGATTTGGTAGTTGTACGATTAGGTGGTGCTAGTAACGAAGAACTTTTAGGTCCTTCTAATTTTGATAATGAATTATGGGAGCTGATCAATGCCATCATCGAGTAGTTTTCTATCTATTTAAACATATCTTATAACCATAGCCTACACTTAGCAAATAAGTATCCTTACTTTTGCATAAAATTGCAAGATGGATTTTAAAAGCATTGCCGAAAAAAGATATACGACCAAAAAGTTTGATGCGTCTAAGAAAATTTCTGAATCGCAAATCGAAGATCTAAAGCAAATTTTAAAACTAAGTCCGTCTTCTATTAATAGTCAGCCATGGTTATTCTCGTTTGTTTCTAATAAAGAAACAAAAGACGCCTTGGCAGATGCCTCATTCTTCAATGCTCCAAAAATTAAAGATGCAAGTCACCTTATAGTTTTTAGTGTTCAAAATAATCTTGAAGAATTTGAACGTCATGTTGAGAATAATTTAGCCGAAGGTTCCGTTAATTTTTATAAGCAATTTGTAAAGGAGCAACCTAAAGAAAAGACAATTAACTGGCTTTCTCAACAAGTATATATTACCCTAGGATTCTTTTTAGCAGCTTGTGCAACTATGAAAATAGATTCTACACCTATGGAAGGTATAGAACCTGATAAGTATAAGGATATTCTAAAAATCAAAGATCACAAAGTCCTATTTTCCGTAGCAATTGGGTATCGTGACGCAGAGGATGGTAATCAGCCAGAAATAATAGGCAAATCTAGACTGTCTACCGATGAAGTAATTCAATCTATTGATTAACTAAGTAATTTATTAAACTTCTTTAGCCAATTCAAATATTGTAATTTCTGGTCTTACGTTAAAACGCACTTGACGCAAACAACCTAAGGCACTATTGATATAGAGCGTTCTACCATCTTTTAAATCTTTTATACCGGCATCGTAATTTTTATTTTTTACTGGTAATATTAATGCAGGCAGAAAAGGTGGTTTTACTTGTCCGCCATGGGTATGACCAGAGAGTATCCAACCTTTAAAATTATTCCAGACAGGCAGATCGCATACATCCGGATTGTGACATAGGGTAATATTTGCTTTATCAGGATTATATTTTGCCGTAGCTTTTTCAGGATAAAAATTACTACCCCAAAAATCATCCATCCCCAAAAAATTGAGTCCG
Above is a window of Maribacter aquivivus DNA encoding:
- a CDS encoding DUF2339 domain-containing protein → MPNNQDQINNLMHKLELLLKKQQDFNIEVNEIRRDIQILRNTQAIKFNEETANQTTKPQEVSIEKEAIVIDRAVEIETPAPTPIEFTAIQEEPKTISEKKIKLPKGKSNLEKFIGENLINKIGILITVIGVGIGAKYSIENNLISPLTRIILGYLVGIGLLGFGFKLKAKYVSYSAVLVSGALAILYFLTYIAYDLYGLFPQMVAFGIMLLFTVFGVVAALSYNKQIIAHIGLVGAYAVPFLLSNDSGNVTALFSYIALINIGLLVISFKKYWKALYYVAFAFTWLIYGSWYAFSSYDEDFSIGFGFLALFFTLFYSTFLAFKLIKSEKFQVADIILIMLNSFIFYGFGIAWLYDYEGGQFYLGLFTLLNALIHFVITVIIFKRKLADRKLFFLTSGFVLTFITIAVPVQLDGNWVTLFWAFEAALLFWIGRTKKVKFYEYLSYILVALAFLSLTMDWAARYSYMNTADEWSLLLNTTFLTSILCVAVFGFMTWIQTKFNTDKPSIVQQIMTFGIPALLVGTLYFAFYLEIEQYWNNAFQLSKIEISSTSSDYPEYNYNLKDFEAIWLILYTMFFISVLSFINIIKIKNKILGIVALGSALLITLLFLTNGLYTLSELRENYITQELTEFYNIGAYNIYIRYISFAFLAFLLFSIYKLAQQKYLKFNYKIPFEILMHTAIIWVTSSELLNWMDMSGSEQSYKLGLSILWGFYALLLIALGIWKKKKYLRIGAIILFSITLIKLFFYDISSLNTISKTIVFVSLGVLLLIISFLYNKYKHIITDETKP
- a CDS encoding DUF3999 family protein, which gives rise to MKLNHSFLTIIAFLSISFCFGQMDSYSKKIELKGIDSLWHTIELPNIVFEDINTNISDIRVYGVTATDTIEAPYLHKVSKAENSNSEISFNLINSVNNSKGYFYTYELPQKETINEILLNIEDPNFNWEITLEGSQHQKQWFTILEDYRILSINNDQTNYSFTTLKFSDASFRYYRVLIKSKEKPSLTSVNISKKAKKPAEYRDYDVQSFNVSQEDKKTIIDIDLKNRVPLNLLELTVDDKIDYYRSISIQYLVDSVKTEKGYYHNYSPLATKTLSSMEDNSFQLPSTLAQKLRVIILNNDNQPLKVSNVKLKGYLHTLTTRFTEPATYFLVYGKPYDNFPNYDISKTTVSLPKNITKLDFGSVVEIPKPEIETINPIFENKWWLWVIIGVVILLLGYFTIGMMKKEL
- a CDS encoding lipid A deacylase LpxR family protein, whose amino-acid sequence is MKNYILILFLLPTVLLSQKIDNLASFRDMRSESYFRFNYDNDFFAASDKNYTQGYSFEYANQSLAKNPAHSLFIKPKTSYFTYGLALEHIGYTPSDFVSPDIQIDDRPFAAAIYIKSFVIAIDTISKSRLSQSLSLGIIGPGAFGKEMQTAIHKLIENKTPGGWDNQIQNDLVLNYKMGYEKQVFNFKDIANLQIIASLQLGTLFTNASVGFNATVGLIDHPFSRNGTHSKFKFYAFAQPTVNVVGFDATLQGGIFTNDNPYIISSKNIERLTAQIDYGLILKYRKLYLEYARTTITKEFTSGNTANWGGFKAGFLFN
- the rimO gene encoding 30S ribosomal protein S12 methylthiotransferase RimO, giving the protein MRTKTLKKNKINVVTLGCSKNVYDSEVLMGQLKANNKEVVHEEEGNIVVINTCGFIANAKEESVNTILEYVQKKEAGAVDKVFVTGCLSERYKPDLQKEIPNVDEYFGTSELPGLLKALGADYKHELIGERLTTTPKNYAYLKIAEGCDRPCSFCAIPLMRGKHKSTPIEDLVTEAEKLAAKGVKELILIAQDLTYYGLDLYKKRNLAELLEALVKVEGIEWIRLHYAFPAGFPMDVLDVMNREPKVCNYLDIPLQHISDRILKSMRRGTTEAKTTKLLKEFRAAVPEMTIRTTLIVGYPGETEEDFEILKNWVVAMRFERLGCFTYSHEENTHAFSLEDDVPEEVKQERANIIMEIQSQISWELNQKKVGETFRCIIDRKEGNYFIGRTEFDSPDVDNEVLIDAAKHYVKQGEFVNIKITEAADFDLYGEPVVS
- a CDS encoding serine hydrolase domain-containing protein; this encodes MDKFTCNLYLITVCQYPNLKLTMKFSQYFRLLALSIILASCSSDSEPTSETGKSGIPPEVTPIPTETYFPPISRANEWETISMETLGWNEDQVSNLYFFLENNNTDAFIILKDGRIVIEKYFGDFKSDDNHAWNSAGKNLTAMLTGIAQEEEFLKITDSTSTYLGEGWSNMPLEQELNITIKNQLTMTTGLDYTVDDIFCTDLECLSYLNDPSTFWYYHNAPYTLLDDVIANATDTDFNSYFSEKIKEPIGMQGLFIKVGYNNIFFSSARSMARFGILNLNQGNWDGTSILSDQSYFNAMTNSSQDLNLSYGYLYWLNGKSSFRLPSTVEEFTGSLIPNAPADMYAGLGLNDQKLYMVPSLDLVVVRLGGASNEELLGPSNFDNELWELINAIIE
- a CDS encoding NAD(P)H-dependent oxidoreductase, with translation MDFKSIAEKRYTTKKFDASKKISESQIEDLKQILKLSPSSINSQPWLFSFVSNKETKDALADASFFNAPKIKDASHLIVFSVQNNLEEFERHVENNLAEGSVNFYKQFVKEQPKEKTINWLSQQVYITLGFFLAACATMKIDSTPMEGIEPDKYKDILKIKDHKVLFSVAIGYRDAEDGNQPEIIGKSRLSTDEVIQSID